The sequence below is a genomic window from Bernardetia sp..
AAATTCAAGGGTATTTTTCTTTAATTGTTTTGTACTAGGTTGCCCATTAATAAACTTATAGTACCAAGTTGGTTGGTCTAATGTAGTGATAATGTGTGCTGTTTTACCTTTTAAAAGTTTATCCCAAAAAATAGAGTTTTCTCTGTATGCAAAGGCAAATGTTGGTAGAAATACCCTATCAATAAATCCTTTTAAAATAGCAGGTAAACCTCCCCACCAAACAGGATGTATCCAAACCAAATGCTCTGCCCATTTTATTTTTTCCCAAGCTTCTAATAAGTCAGGTTCTAATACAGTTCTCTTTTGATAACCATACTGTAGATTAGGATTAAAATTTAACTCTGAAATAATGATTTCTTTAATTTCTGCTTGAGAACTTTCTGCTCCTGTTTTATAGGCTGCTGCAATTCCAAAGTTAAATGAATCTTTGTTTGGATGCCCATTTATAATCAAAATTTTCTTACTCATTTGTCTATTTTTTAGTCTAATTGATTTATTATTTTATAATAAACAAAGGTAGAAAAGAGCTTAATTAGGCTATAGGACAAATGTCTAAAACACAACTTCCTTTCGTATTCTGCTCAAATGTCTTTGTGTTATTCCTAAGTAAGAAGCTAAATAGTGTAGTGGAATTTCTTGTATATATTGAGGTTGGTTTTCAATTAAGTCTCTATATCTTTCAGCAGCATTATCTTTTTGAAGTTGATAAATTCTTTTTTCTAACTCAATATACTGTTGTTCAGCTATGATTTTATACATCTTTAGCCAGTTTATACTATGCTTTGCAAAATTATCTAGTGTATTTTTGGAAATTACCAGCAACTCAGCATTTGTAATAGCCTGTATATTTTCAGAAGTAGCTTCTTCTGTAATAAATGAAGAATAAGCAGCTATGAAGTTAGCAGGAAACATAATACAATAAGTAAACTCTTCGCCTTTATTTGTAGTATAAAACGAACGAAATGTACCCGAATTTATAAAAGCAATTTCATTGCATACTTCACCTTCACGAATAAAAAAATCAGATTTATTTAATTTCTTTCTAACAGTATTTTGTACAAAATCATTAATTTCTTTTTCTGAAAGAATACCAAAAGAATTGAGGAATTTTTTAACCATATAATCTAACAATGATATTTGCAATTATCTTGATATTACTCTATTGAGCTGACCTAAATAGAAAATAAAATCAGTCTTGCAGAAAAACATTAGGGTAAAATAGTTTTTATTTTAATACAACAAACCACTTTTACAGGTCATTATAAAAGTGGTTTGTTTTCTATTGATAAGAAACACTTATGATGCTTTATGCTCTATAAATATTCTCTTTTGAAAATTAAAGTTTATTTACCAAAATTAATCTCCTCCCAAAAGTCCACCTAAAGAAGTTGCTTTTGAAGTAGCCTTACTCATTGGAGAAAGTGCTTGAACGAGTTTAGAAATTGGCATAGATTGTAGCCAAACTTTTCCAGTTCCACTAAGCGTAGCTAAAAACAAGCCTTCACCACCCAAAAACATAGATTTTAGGTTTCCTGCTCGTTGAATGTCCATCGAAATGCCTTCTTCAAAAGCCACGATACAGCCTGTATCTACTTTTAGCGTTTCGCCATTGAGTTCTTTTTCAATGATTGTTCCTCCAGCATGGAAAAATGCCATTCCATCACCTTGTAATTTCTGCATGATGAACCCTTCGCCACCAAAAAATCCAGAACCAAAACGACGATTAAGGTGTACTGAAATTTTTGTTCCTAATGCAGCACAAAGAAAACTATCTTTCTGAACGATAAGCGTACTATTGTTGCAAGCTGAAAGCTGAACAGGTGTAACCGTTCCAGGGTAAGGAGCTGAAAAAGCTACTCGTCCTTTTCCACTTCCTCGCTGCGTGAAGTGTGTCATGAAAAGTGATTCGCCTGTTATCATTCTTGCGCCTGCCGACATAAGTTTACCAAAAATGCCTTGTTCTGGTTCAGAGCCATCGCCCATTTTGGTTTCGAAAGCTATATTTTCTTCCATGTAGAGCATTGCTCCAGCTTCTGCAATGACCGTTTCGTTAGGGTCTAATTCTACTTCTACAATTTGAATATCGTTTCCGATAATAGTATAATCTATCTCGTGAGATTTCATAAGGAAAAAATGTTTTTTAATAAGTGAATTTTTAAAAATGAATTTTAACTTTCAAAAAATACGGATTTTGTCTTTTAAAAGCAAAAAGCGTTTTAGATTTATTCTAAAACGCTTTTTGAATATTTAATTAATCGTTAATCACTTAACATTAATAACTATATTATCTTCCTCGCTTCATCATTTTAGCTAGTTTTTTATTTCCACCTGGTCCTTGGAATTGGTTCATCTTACGCATCATTTTACGCATTTCACCAAACTGCTTGATAAGGTTGTTTACTTCTTGGATAGTACGTCCACTACCAGCAGCCAAACGACGACGACGACTTCCATCTAAAACATCTGGATTTGCTTTTTCGTAAGGAGTCATTGAATTGATAATAGCTTCAATCGGACGGAACGCATCATCATCAATTTCAAAATCTTTCATTTTTGAGCCAATGCCTGGAAGCATTCCAACTAGGTCTTTAATGTTACCCATTTTCTTGATTTGCTCAATTTGAGAGATAAAGTCATTGAAATCAAACTGATTTTTACGGATTTTCTTATTGATTCTTCTTGCCTCATCTTCATCATACGCCTGCTGCATTCTATCAACGAGGGAAAGAACGTCTCCCATTCCCAAGATACGCTGTGCCATACGGTCTGGATAGAAAGCATCAATTCCGTCTATCTTTTCACTCGTACCTATGAATTTAATTGGCTTATCTACCACTCTACGGATAGAAAGGGCAGCACCACCACGAGAATCACCATCTAATTTTGTAAGCACTACACCATCATAATCGATGCGTTCGTTGAATATTTTTGCAGTCGTAACAGCATCCTGTCCTGTCATAGCATCCACTACAAAAAGAGTTTCAGTAGGATTCAGAACTTTTTTCATTTCTGAAATCTCTGTCATAAGAGATTCATCGATTGCCAAACGACCTGCCGTATCGACGATAATTATTTTTTTTCCTGTGTCTTTACCGTGTCTGATAGCATTTTCTGCAATCTGAACAGGGTTATTATTTTCTGGCTCTGCATAGACTTCAATATCAATTTGCTCTGCCAATGTTTTTAACTGGTCAATCGCAGCAGGACGGTACACGTCACAGGCTGCTAAAAGAACTTGACGACCTTGTTTTTTGAGGTGGTTAGCAAGTTTTGCAGTAAAAGTAGTCTTACCAGCACCATTCAGACCTGCCACCAAAATAATAGAAGGATTCCCAGAAAGATTCATTTCCTTACGTTCCCCACCCATTAGTTGAGTAAGTTTGTCATAGACAATCTTTGTAAAAAGTTCCCCTGGTTTTACAGCAATCAAGACTTCACGTCCGTAAGCCTCATCTTTAATTTCGTCTGTAACCGTTTTGGCTACTTTATAATCTACGTCGGCATCTACTAGCGCACGACGAATTTCTTTAATAGTGGTTGCTACGTTTACTTCTGTAATTCTTCCTTCGCCTTTCAGCGATTTCATAGCTTTGTCTAAACGAGCCGTTAAATTATCTAACATATCTAAAAAGCGATTGTATTTTTTCTATTAAAAGTGGAATTTCTTTGCTAAAAAGTTTTCAACACACAAAGGTACAGAAAAACAAGGAATAAATGAATTGATAATTGATAATTGATGTTTAATAATGGCTTATGCCATTGATTATCAATTTTTTAGGAATAAAAATAGGATTAAAATAATTTTAAATAGACTTAAATTCTATGTGTGTCATAACCCTTGAATCTCCAGTGAGATTGTCTTTATAAATATCTTCTTCGTAAATGTATAAAAACTCTTTTTTTTCTTCTGCTTCAAAATTTTTGACCTGTTTTGTAATTTCTGAAATGGTGTTGTTTATCGGTTGCCAATCTGAATCTTTTTCTAAACTTGCATCCCACCAACTTAGCGAAATACTGACAGCAGAGTTTAAAGTAAGTTTATAAGTAGTTCCATCTCTTCCTCCCTCTCCAAAAATTTGAGTTTGTGGAAAGGGCGTATTTTTGATTTTATTTTCTATTTCTTTGAAAGTAGTTTCTGAAAGTATGCCTGTTTCCTTTCTAAAAAGTAGAGATAATTTAATATTACTTTCTGTTAGCTCTTCATCTTTCGTTTCGACTATCGTATTTTTTACCCAATGATAAGACCCATAATATTTGTAAAATGAAATACCAAAATCCTTATAAAAAGTCGGAAAACAGAATAGGACAATATTCCCTCTTTCTTGATTTTGAATATCTTCCAGAGATTGGTAGATGATTCTATTTCGTTCTACATAAAGATTTTTGTACATCTAAAATTTTTATTTCATATTTTTCCATTCCTTAAAACGCATATCCAATACTTTGGCTACTTTCTCATAATTTTCCCACGTATCTTCTACCAAGTACATACATTCGTATTGTGGAAATATTTTTCTGTAATCTTCAATATAGTTTCCTCCTCCGTAATAGGCTTTCGTAAATTTTTGCGCTTCCTCATTGAGCATTTCATCAGAAACAACACCGTCCCAAATTTCACTAAAAATGCAGCAAGAAATAGAGCGTTGTAGTAGATTTCGAATTTGCAAACCTGCCTCATCTTCAAAATCTTCGCTTGCGAGGTCATTAGTAACAATCCAACTCAAAAATATTCCAATATGTGTATGGGCGTGTTCGATAGAGAGTTCCATAAACTCTTCTTTATCTATGTGGGAATTAGCTTGGTCGTAGAGCATTTGTTATAGTTTTAAAATTTAAGTAAGTAAATATTTTTACAAAGACATATCATAATATTTTATGAACATTTCTTTGATGAGTTCTTCTAAGTTTTCTTCAGTTTCTATGTGTTTTTTGTTGAGGAGGAGGTAGGCACTGTTTGTAGAGCTTTTTCTGTGGAAAAATTTGTTTGGAGAAAAACAGCGTAACATAACTTTACTATATACTTTAAATCTTTTAGACATTGCTACCTCTTCGTCTTCTGAATTTGCACCTATAAAACCAAACAAGGAAAGGTCATTTTTCTGATATAACCAAAACATTATTTCGATATTTGTAGAAATTACACGAGCTACATCATTAAATCCACTCAATAACTGGTATTTTTTATCTGAATTCTCATGATTCTTTAAATAAAATTTTACTACAAACACTAAGTTTTCATACTCTTCTACTCTTACAATATATCTATGATTGAAGCGACATTTGAAAGCAAATTTATGTAGTTTGTTGAAAGGCTCTGTTTTCGTTTTAGTATGACCTAAGTAGTTAAACTTGTAAGGAGTATTAAACATTATATTCTATATTTGTAAACAGATGGACGTTCTTTCCACATCTCTTCTTCTGAAATAGATTCAAACAAATCTCCTTCTTTAGTTGGTCTATCTAGTTTTTCAAATTCTTTTTTGACTTTTTTACAGTACCATTCAAAAGGCTTATAAATTAGTCGTATTGGGTAGAAAATAAAATATCTTATTTTACTTATTTCCTTTAACTTAGTAAAGATAATTTCATTTTCCTTAGCAATAGGCAAGGCTTCATCGTAAGCTATTCTGCTTTGTCTGTATTCTTCGGCACTTTTGAAGTTGATTTTTTCAGCATAGCTTTTACGTATCATAAAAAATGCAATTAGAGCAACTATCCAAAAAGCAAAATATAAAATAGGAAAAAACAGAATAGCCAAAACAACCACTACAACATCTTTAAAATATTTGGATATATTATTTTCTATAAATAATGAATCAATAGTTTTTAATAAACTATGCGATAATTCTAATGGTGCAGTATTCATAAATGAATTGGTTTGTTCAACATCTTAAACCGTAATTCAATACTTAAAGTTTTTTACAAAAATAAGTAGCCTATAAATTATATAAGCTACTTATTAAAATTTTCAGCAAAAATCAGTCTAAAAAATGATTAATAGAGTTCTGGGAAATCTTGTGGATTAAACTCGTGCATCAAAGTATAAGCTGCTTCTGTGATGTCTTCCGGATTTGGCTTAGAGAAATAATCGCCATCTGTTGCGTAAGCTGGACGGTGGTCGTGTGCCGAAACACAAACAGGCTTAGAATCTAAGAAACGATACGCATTTTGCTCATCTAGAACTTTTTGCATCATGTAGGCTGTTCCACCACCTTCTACATCTTCGTCAGCAAAAATAACACGGTTGGTCTTCTTGATAGATTCCAAAATGATATGATGACGGTCAAACGGAAGAAGTGTCTGAACATCAATTACTTCTATATCTACGCCTAGTTTCTCTAGCTGCTCGGCTGCTTCCATCACAATTCTGCACATAGAACCGTAGGTAACAACTGTAACATCTTTTCCTTCTCTCAAAATTTCTGGAACACCCAAAGGAACAGTAAATTCTCCTACGTTATCTGGTGTTTTTTCTTTCAAACGGTAGCCATTCAGACATTCAATAATAAGTGCTGGGTCATCAGATTTGAGCATAGTGTTGTAAAAACCTGCTGCCTGTGTCATATCACGAGGTACTAAAACATACATTCCACGAAGCGCACCTAAAATAGTTCCGATAGGCGAACCTGCATGCCAAATTCCTTCCAAACGGTGTCCACGAGTACGGACAATGAGTGGTGCTTTTTGTCCAGCTTTCGTACGGTAACGCAAACAAGCCAAATCATCTGACAAAATTTGCAAACCATAAAGCAAATAATCTAAATATTGAATTTCAGCAATCGGACGCAATCCACGCATTGCCATTCCAATTCCTTGTCCCATAATGGTTGCTTCACGGATACCTGTATCTGTGATTCTGCTTTCTCCAAACTTCTCTTGCAGACCTGCAAAGGCTTGGTTTACGTCTCCAATTTTACCCACATCCTCTCCAAAGGCAACTACCAAAGGATTTTTCTCAAATGCTTCAATAAAACATGCTTGCAATACTTCTCTTCCATCTACTACTGGACTATCCTCTGAATAAGTAGGTTTTACTTCTTCTACATTCAAAGCAGAAAGTTCTGTTTCAGAATACAAGTGTGAGTTATAACGGTCGTAATTTTCTTCTTTTGTTCTGTCAATGAAAAGTTTTAAATCTACACGAACAGGGTTTTCAAGCTCATTTTTGAGTGTTCGGAGTGCAGCTTTTACGGCTTTAGTTGTATCCAGACGCATTGCATTGAGCGTAGTTTTGAGCGTCTTATGGATGTCTAATAATTCATTTTTAATATTTTGGTTAGAAGACTGATTAGCTGCTCTTTCTATCAAATTTAGGGCTTCATCTTGGTCTTTTTGCATATCTTCATTGAAGATTTTCCAAGCATGATTTCTTGCGTCTCTAGCTCTTGCAAAAGCATCTTTTTCTATTTTATCTAGTTCTTCTTCTGTCGAAATTCCTTCTGAGAGAATCCATTTACGCATTTGCAACAAACAATCGTATTCTTTTTCCCACTCCAAACGCTCTTTTGGCTTATAACGAGTATGCGAACCCGAAGTAGAGTGTCCTTGTGGCTGTGTAACTTCTTCTACATGAATCAGAACAGGCTGATGTTCGGTACGAGAAAGGTTGGCTGCTTTTACATAAACTCGGCAAAGTTCAGCATAATCCCACGCTTTTACTTTGATGATTTCATAGCCTTTATGATTTTCGTCTCTTTGGAAACCAGATAAGACTTCCGAAATACTTTCTTTTGTAGTTTGATATTTTTTAGGAACAGAAATTCCATAGCCATCATCCCAAACCGACATTACTACTGGCACTTGAAGCACGCCCATAGCATTTATCGCCTCCCAAAAAAGTCCTTCCGAAGTAGAAGCATCACCGATTGTTCCAAAAGCTACTTCATTTCCATTTTTTGAAAATTTAGTGTATTCTGATAAAATATCAGCATTTTGGCGATAGGTTTTTGAAGCGAGTGCCAATCCTACCAAACGAGGCATTTGTCCTGCTGTTGGAGAAATATCTGCACTTGAATTATATTGTTCTGTAAGGTTTTTCCAATCTCCGTTCTCATCTATTGAACGAGTAGCAAAGTGTCCATTCATCTGGCGACCTGCCGAAGCTGGGTCAGCTTCTAGGTCTGTATGAGCATATAACTGTGCAAAATACTGCTCTAAAGTAATTTCTTCTAAAGCAAGCATAAAGGTTTGGTCTCGGTAATAACCCGAACGAAAATCTCCTTTTTGAAACGCCTTTGCCATCGCAATCTGAGGAACTTCTTTTCCATCTCCAAAAATTCCGAATTTGGCTTTCCCTGCAAATACTTCTTTTCGTCCTAAAAGACTGGCATTTCGGCTTTCCCAACCGATACGATAGTGTTTCAAGACTTCTTTTGTATCAAAACTTGTATTTGTAGGCGTAGATTCTTTTAGCGTTTCTTTTGTCTGCATAACTTTAGATAGCTTAATTTTATTAAATTATAATTTATGTGTGTTTGTTCCAGTAGAGGTATCATTGCATCAGACCCTACGAGTTTTTACTAATTTGAGGGTCTTGTTTAAATGTGATGCTTACAAATTTAACAAACTAGAGGCATATTTGGAAATCTAAAATTTTCATAAAACTGTGCTTTTGTAAAGTCTTCATTTTGAGAGGTTTGTGTTTTTCAATACCTTTTGTATGCTTTTAATCCTATTTTATTCTCTTTTGTTTGGCAGATAGTAAGAAATACAGAAGAGATTTGAACAATGTGTCAGAATAAGAAATTATAGACTTTTATACCAAAAAAAGCTATTTTACCCTTTAA
It includes:
- a CDS encoding NAD(P)H-dependent oxidoreductase — protein: MSKKILIINGHPNKDSFNFGIAAAYKTGAESSQAEIKEIIISELNFNPNLQYGYQKRTVLEPDLLEAWEKIKWAEHLVWIHPVWWGGLPAILKGFIDRVFLPTFAFAYRENSIFWDKLLKGKTAHIITTLDQPTWYYKFINGQPSTKQLKKNTLEFCGVKPVKTTYIGIVKTSTQKQRKKWLEQIYKLGEKQR
- a CDS encoding Crp/Fnr family transcriptional regulator — its product is MVKKFLNSFGILSEKEINDFVQNTVRKKLNKSDFFIREGEVCNEIAFINSGTFRSFYTTNKGEEFTYCIMFPANFIAAYSSFITEEATSENIQAITNAELLVISKNTLDNFAKHSINWLKMYKIIAEQQYIELEKRIYQLQKDNAAERYRDLIENQPQYIQEIPLHYLASYLGITQRHLSRIRKEVVF
- a CDS encoding TIGR00266 family protein → MKSHEIDYTIIGNDIQIVEVELDPNETVIAEAGAMLYMEENIAFETKMGDGSEPEQGIFGKLMSAGARMITGESLFMTHFTQRGSGKGRVAFSAPYPGTVTPVQLSACNNSTLIVQKDSFLCAALGTKISVHLNRRFGSGFFGGEGFIMQKLQGDGMAFFHAGGTIIEKELNGETLKVDTGCIVAFEEGISMDIQRAGNLKSMFLGGEGLFLATLSGTGKVWLQSMPISKLVQALSPMSKATSKATSLGGLLGGD
- the ffh gene encoding signal recognition particle protein, coding for MLDNLTARLDKAMKSLKGEGRITEVNVATTIKEIRRALVDADVDYKVAKTVTDEIKDEAYGREVLIAVKPGELFTKIVYDKLTQLMGGERKEMNLSGNPSIILVAGLNGAGKTTFTAKLANHLKKQGRQVLLAACDVYRPAAIDQLKTLAEQIDIEVYAEPENNNPVQIAENAIRHGKDTGKKIIIVDTAGRLAIDESLMTEISEMKKVLNPTETLFVVDAMTGQDAVTTAKIFNERIDYDGVVLTKLDGDSRGGAALSIRRVVDKPIKFIGTSEKIDGIDAFYPDRMAQRILGMGDVLSLVDRMQQAYDEDEARRINKKIRKNQFDFNDFISQIEQIKKMGNIKDLVGMLPGIGSKMKDFEIDDDAFRPIEAIINSMTPYEKANPDVLDGSRRRRLAAGSGRTIQEVNNLIKQFGEMRKMMRKMNQFQGPGGNKKLAKMMKRGR
- a CDS encoding thiamine pyrophosphate-dependent enzyme — encoded protein: MQTKETLKESTPTNTSFDTKEVLKHYRIGWESRNASLLGRKEVFAGKAKFGIFGDGKEVPQIAMAKAFQKGDFRSGYYRDQTFMLALEEITLEQYFAQLYAHTDLEADPASAGRQMNGHFATRSIDENGDWKNLTEQYNSSADISPTAGQMPRLVGLALASKTYRQNADILSEYTKFSKNGNEVAFGTIGDASTSEGLFWEAINAMGVLQVPVVMSVWDDGYGISVPKKYQTTKESISEVLSGFQRDENHKGYEIIKVKAWDYAELCRVYVKAANLSRTEHQPVLIHVEEVTQPQGHSTSGSHTRYKPKERLEWEKEYDCLLQMRKWILSEGISTEEELDKIEKDAFARARDARNHAWKIFNEDMQKDQDEALNLIERAANQSSNQNIKNELLDIHKTLKTTLNAMRLDTTKAVKAALRTLKNELENPVRVDLKLFIDRTKEENYDRYNSHLYSETELSALNVEEVKPTYSEDSPVVDGREVLQACFIEAFEKNPLVVAFGEDVGKIGDVNQAFAGLQEKFGESRITDTGIREATIMGQGIGMAMRGLRPIAEIQYLDYLLYGLQILSDDLACLRYRTKAGQKAPLIVRTRGHRLEGIWHAGSPIGTILGALRGMYVLVPRDMTQAAGFYNTMLKSDDPALIIECLNGYRLKEKTPDNVGEFTVPLGVPEILREGKDVTVVTYGSMCRIVMEAAEQLEKLGVDIEVIDVQTLLPFDRHHIILESIKKTNRVIFADEDVEGGGTAYMMQKVLDEQNAYRFLDSKPVCVSAHDHRPAYATDGDYFSKPNPEDITEAAYTLMHEFNPQDFPELY